A genomic segment from Maniola jurtina chromosome 16, ilManJurt1.1, whole genome shotgun sequence encodes:
- the LOC123872956 gene encoding GATOR complex protein NPRL3 isoform X2 has protein sequence MEVNPLNIFFVKSDSKGDRLLFRYPYTSENKDENKQKKFGRHNPYAISSTEDLLQNSQTQTSNICKGQLSGFTDEMLSTLFAVKAELCNRKFELKVNDVRFVGHPTLLPYRTNKDDTAAMILINIVFALQASASHSIVKCYYDLSKRLGKALRHEEKRCSYLTEEMKIMLATHDEVSALDSEINSGENDDEEENSRHSVSSTTFSLDNGTPAPKSAFHLILQRSSLARSMKSVFEELSSTGIVQVRINKWVLLSFCLPHKAHQIHNRGLILEPETIDKCVQKLRPYHGILLMVNPNDLLASIPLDGSPALLRLIKFYSPLKSLQTLAIEADLTLTQAFQLTGHLVYWAKATVIYPLCEGNVYVVAPGANVHINSPLVDEFAKEFPGLCLLQMLSEFSLPAPLWYVSRGAWGARCGGRPARLVAWLLRRRLLLQLHTYVQFNSPHWPHWPRNDGKEYICEKHDLYYQSNSVSFSSLNQVQLNVPEPVETRESINTFPDSDEDYPTQNNLNQTDFSHTQPIVIESENTKYEKFNEIDSANHSFDDGIDVVDGIKPVNGCDFDKTQKIQKKLQGNSVDSGISNNLNGNRINGIENGHINGHVDKQNGEVKKALPSRLSDLSLKDNDNVLNRDTSSDEDRFESDADISPRLRNGHGFTNGLDKKNGVSLNLKLQSEMSFQSPTVWSAPAGCDATDACRVPSDPPTTESLLDTFTTEERAVLSTMPASENQDDLLLLAQLHKKGYFRGEQHLEEIMFMENVSRSQLMQLLDKFKDVLITFETEDPAVAMLYPYQ, from the exons ATGGAGGTTAACCcgttgaatatattttttgtgaagTCGGACAGTAAAGGTGATCGATTGCTATTTAGATACCCATATACATCTGAAAATAAGGATGAAAATAAGCAGAAGAAGTTCGGTCGCCACAATCCGTATGCTATCAGTTCTACTGAAGATTTGCTTCAGAATTCCCAAACTCAAACCTCTAACATCTGCAAAG GTCAATTAAGTGGCTTCACAGATGAGATGTTGTCAACCCTGTTTGCTGTAAAGGCAGAACTATGTAACAGGAAGTTTGAACTGAAAGTCAATGATGTGAGATTTGTGGGCCACCCTACTCTACTACCTTACAGAACTAACAAGGATGATACCGCGGCTATGATTCTTATAAATATTGTGTTTGCTCTACAGGCATCGGCAAGTCATTCTATTG tTAAATGTTACTATGACTTGAGTAAAAGACTTGGTAAAGCATTAAGACATGAAGAAAAGAGATGTTCCTATTTGACAGAAGAAATGAAAATtatg ttAGCTACACATGATGAGGTGTCAGCACTCGATAGTGAAATAAATTCAGGTGAGAATGATGACGAAGAGGAAAACTCACGACACTCTGTGAGCTCCACTACATTTAGTTTGGACAATGGAACGCCAGCACCTAAGTCAGCattccatctcatattacaaCGGAGCTCACTGGCCAGGtctatgaaatctgtatttgaAGAACTCAGCAGTACAG GCATAGTACAAGTTCGTATAAACAAATGGGTGCTTCTATCATTCTGCCTCCCGCACAAGGCACATCAGATACATAACAGGGGACTGATCTTAGAACCAGAGACAATAGACAAATGTGTACAAAAATTGAGGCCTTATCATGGCATTCTACTAATG GTGAACCCCAATGATTTGTTGGCATCAATTCCCTTGGACGGCAGTCCAGCGCTGTTGCGCCTAATCAAGTTTTATAGTCCTTTGAAAAGTTTGCAAACGCTTGCCATTGAAGCTGACCTAACACTTACacag GCATTCCAGTTAACTGGGCACCTGGTATACTGGGCGAAGGCCACGGTAATCTACCCGTTGTGCGAAGGTAATGTATACGTGGTCGCGCCGGGCGCGAACGTTCATATAAACTCACCGCTTGTTGATGAGTTTGCTAAGGAATTTCCTGGATTATGTTTGTTACAA ATGCTGAGCGAGTTCTCTCTGCCGGCGCCTCTGTGGTACGTGTCGCGCGGCGCGTGGGGCGCGCGCTGCGGCGGGCGGCCGGCGCGCCTCGTGGCGTGGCTGCTGCGGCGCCGCCTGCTGCTGCAGCTGCACACCTACGTGCAGTTCAACTCGCCGCACTGGCCGCATTGGCCGAGAAACG ATGGCAAAGAGTATATCTGCGAAAAACACGACCTCTACTACCAATCCAACAGCGTTTCCTTCTCATCGTTAAACCAAGTACAACTAAATGTGCCAGAGCCAGTCGAAACTAGAGAAAGCATCAACACCTTCCCAGATTCAGACGAAGACTACCCTACGCAAAACAATCTCAACCAAACTGACTTCTCCCACACTCAACCTATAGTCATAGAATCGGAGAATACGAAATACGAAAAGTTCAACGAAATCGATTCGGCCAATCATTCGTTCGACGATGGTATTGACGTTGTTGATGGTATCAAACCAGTCAACGGATGTGACTTTGACAAAAcgcaaaaaatacaaaagaaacTCCAAGGCAATTCTGTCGATAGCGGTATATCCAACAATCTAAATGGAAATAGAATTAATGGAATTGAAAATGGTCATATAAACGGTCATGTGGACAAACAAAATGGTGAAGTTAAAAAGGCGTTGCCTTCAAGGTTATCTGATTTGTCCTTGAAAGACAATGACAATGTGTTGAATAGGGACACAAGCAGTGATGAAGATAGGTTTGAAAGTGACGCTGACATTTCCCCGAGGTTGAGAAATGGTCATGGATTCACAAATGGCTTGGATAAGAAGAATGGAGTTTCGTTAAACTTGAAACTGCAAAGTGAAATGAG TTTTCAATCTCCAACGGTATGGAGTGCCCCGGCGGGTTGCGACGCGACTGACGCGTGTCGCGTCCCCAGTGACCCTCCCACCACTGAATCTCTCTTGGACAC ATTCACGACTGAGGAGAGAGCAGTGTTGTCCACCATGCCTGCGTCTGAAAACCAAGATGATTTGTTGTTACTGGCTCAGTTACATAAAAAAG GTTACTTCCGTGGCGAACAACATCTCGAAGAAATAATGTTCATGGAGAACGTTAGCCGGTCGCAACTAATGCAACTCCTAGATAAATTTAAAGATGTTCTTATTACGTTCGAAACCGAAGACCCTGCCGTTGCTATGTTATACCCgtaccaataa
- the LOC123872956 gene encoding GATOR complex protein NPRL3 isoform X1 produces MEVNPLNIFFVKSDSKGDRLLFRYPYTSENKDENKQKKFGRHNPYAISSTEDLLQNSQTQTSNICKGQLSGFTDEMLSTLFAVKAELCNRKFELKVNDVRFVGHPTLLPYRTNKDDTAAMILINIVFALQASASHSIVKCYYDLSKRLGKALRHEEKRCSYLTEEMKIMLATHDEVSALDSEINSGENDDEEENSRHSVSSTTFSLDNGTPAPKSAFHLILQRSSLARSMKSVFEELSSTGIVQVRINKWVLLSFCLPHKAHQIHNRGLILEPETIDKCVQKLRPYHGILLMVNPNDLLASIPLDGSPALLRLIKFYSPLKSLQTLAIEADLTLTQAFQLTGHLVYWAKATVIYPLCEGNVYVVAPGANVHINSPLVDEFAKEFPGLCLLQMLSEFSLPAPLWYVSRGAWGARCGGRPARLVAWLLRRRLLLQLHTYVQFNSPHWPHWPRNDGKEYICEKHDLYYQSNSVSFSSLNQVQLNVPEPVETRESINTFPDSDEDYPTQNNLNQTDFSHTQPIVIESENTKYEKFNEIDSANHSFDDGIDVVDGIKPVNGCDFDKTQKIQKKLQGNSVDSGISNNLNGNRINGIENGHINGHVDKQNGEVKKALPSRLSDLSLKDNDNVLNRDTSSDEDRFESDADISPRLRNGHGFTNGLDKKNGVSLNLKLQSEMSFQSPTVWSAPAGCDATDACRVPSDPPTTESLLDTFTTEERAVLSTMPASENQDDLLLLAQLHKKGYFRGEQHLEEIMFMENVSRSQLMQLLDKFKDVLITFETEDPAVAMLYPYQ; encoded by the exons ATGGAGGTTAACCcgttgaatatattttttgtgaagTCGGACAGTAAAGGTGATCGATTGCTATTTAGATACCCATATACATCTGAAAATAAGGATGAAAATAAGCAGAAGAAGTTCGGTCGCCACAATCCGTATGCTATCAGTTCTACTGAAGATTTGCTTCAGAATTCCCAAACTCAAACCTCTAACATCTGCAAAG GTCAATTAAGTGGCTTCACAGATGAGATGTTGTCAACCCTGTTTGCTGTAAAGGCAGAACTATGTAACAGGAAGTTTGAACTGAAAGTCAATGATGTGAGATTTGTGGGCCACCCTACTCTACTACCTTACAGAACTAACAAGGATGATACCGCGGCTATGATTCTTATAAATATTGTGTTTGCTCTACAGGCATCGGCAAGTCATTCTATTG tTAAATGTTACTATGACTTGAGTAAAAGACTTGGTAAAGCATTAAGACATGAAGAAAAGAGATGTTCCTATTTGACAGAAGAAATGAAAATtatg ttAGCTACACATGATGAGGTGTCAGCACTCGATAGTGAAATAAATTCAGGTGAGAATGATGACGAAGAGGAAAACTCACGACACTCTGTGAGCTCCACTACATTTAGTTTGGACAATGGAACGCCAGCACCTAAGTCAGCattccatctcatattacaaCGGAGCTCACTGGCCAGGtctatgaaatctgtatttgaAGAACTCAGCAGTACAG GCATAGTACAAGTTCGTATAAACAAATGGGTGCTTCTATCATTCTGCCTCCCGCACAAGGCACATCAGATACATAACAGGGGACTGATCTTAGAACCAGAGACAATAGACAAATGTGTACAAAAATTGAGGCCTTATCATGGCATTCTACTAATG GTGAACCCCAATGATTTGTTGGCATCAATTCCCTTGGACGGCAGTCCAGCGCTGTTGCGCCTAATCAAGTTTTATAGTCCTTTGAAAAGTTTGCAAACGCTTGCCATTGAAGCTGACCTAACACTTACacag GCATTCCAGTTAACTGGGCACCTGGTATACTGGGCGAAGGCCACGGTAATCTACCCGTTGTGCGAAGGTAATGTATACGTGGTCGCGCCGGGCGCGAACGTTCATATAAACTCACCGCTTGTTGATGAGTTTGCTAAGGAATTTCCTGGATTATGTTTGTTACAA ATGCTGAGCGAGTTCTCTCTGCCGGCGCCTCTGTGGTACGTGTCGCGCGGCGCGTGGGGCGCGCGCTGCGGCGGGCGGCCGGCGCGCCTCGTGGCGTGGCTGCTGCGGCGCCGCCTGCTGCTGCAGCTGCACACCTACGTGCAGTTCAACTCGCCGCACTGGCCGCATTGGCCGAGAAACG ATGGCAAAGAGTATATCTGCGAAAAACACGACCTCTACTACCAATCCAACAGCGTTTCCTTCTCATCGTTAAACCAAGTACAACTAAATGTGCCAGAGCCAGTCGAAACTAGAGAAAGCATCAACACCTTCCCAGATTCAGACGAAGACTACCCTACGCAAAACAATCTCAACCAAACTGACTTCTCCCACACTCAACCTATAGTCATAGAATCGGAGAATACGAAATACGAAAAGTTCAACGAAATCGATTCGGCCAATCATTCGTTCGACGATGGTATTGACGTTGTTGATGGTATCAAACCAGTCAACGGATGTGACTTTGACAAAAcgcaaaaaatacaaaagaaacTCCAAGGCAATTCTGTCGATAGCGGTATATCCAACAATCTAAATGGAAATAGAATTAATGGAATTGAAAATGGTCATATAAACGGTCATGTGGACAAACAAAATGGTGAAGTTAAAAAGGCGTTGCCTTCAAGGTTATCTGATTTGTCCTTGAAAGACAATGACAATGTGTTGAATAGGGACACAAGCAGTGATGAAGATAGGTTTGAAAGTGACGCTGACATTTCCCCGAGGTTGAGAAATGGTCATGGATTCACAAATGGCTTGGATAAGAAGAATGGAGTTTCGTTAAACTTGAAACTGCAAAGTGAAATGAG TTTTCAATCTCCAACGGTATGGAGTGCCCCGGCGGGTTGCGACGCGACTGACGCGTGTCGCGTCCCCAGTGACCCTCCCACCACTGAATCTCTCTTGGACACATTCACAACTGAGGAGAGAGCAGTGTTGTCCACCATGCCTGCGTCTGAAAACCAAGATGATTTGTTGTTACTGGCACAGTTACATAAAAAAG GTTACTTCCGTGGCGAACAACATCTCGAAGAAATAATGTTCATGGAGAACGTTAGCCGGTCGCAACTAATGCAACTCCTAGATAAATTTAAAGATGTTCTTATTACGTTCGAAACCGAAGACCCTGCCGTTGCTATGTTATACCCgtaccaataa
- the LOC123872966 gene encoding Golgi resident protein GCP60 isoform X2 — protein sequence MANKSEITNQKVNPIKVPLETDQGISLSEERKWGLPLKEVYKHGLFFYKDKEGKAMHLSYEDRLKLVAYTQQAAHGPLDTNSAPPLGVLDVIGRDRRAAWQALGQMSQVQAMAGFIHTLDRLCPLFKPYLEAIQKDFEAKKQQELKKAEEEKAHMELQNRIILEKQKQESTKLTEEQQVQRIKDALNAQTYEQFLQYAQQQFPGNYDQQAILIRQLQDQHYQQYIQQLAVDQRLANSNLNYKEESDDENDNEKEEKDCNLNDSDPAIMDNKAMQTSEKTEIIDYNEESREEESDGDDLVSPVEDARMWTRGDIVQFKESARASGGRLTVGHGETITVRVPTHHRARCLCYEFATDNYDIGFGLYFEWSKSPTSEVTVHVAESDDEDDADDDNDDEEYTIHESADPEMGAERRALSSARPPVSLIVPIYRRDCHTEVYAGSHTYPGEGVYLLKFDNTYSLWRSKTLYYKVYYTQ from the exons atGGCAAATAAAAGTGAAATTACTAACCAAAAAGTGAATCCCATAAAAGTTCCTCTTGAAACTGACCAAGGGATTTCACTGAGCGAAGAACGCAAATGGGGTCTGCCACTGAAAGAAGTTTATAAACATGGACTCTTCTTTTACAAAG ATAAAGAAGGCAAAGCCATGCATCTAAGTTATGAAGACAGGCTAAAGTTAGTAGCATACACACAACAAGCAGCTCATGGGCCTTTGGATACTAACTCAGCACCTCCTCTTGGGGTCTTGGATGTGATTGGTCGGGATCGCAGAGCGGCATGGCAGGCTTTAGGTCAAATGTCACAGGTGCAAGCTATGGCTGGATTTATACACACACTGGACAG ATTATGCCCTCTTTTCAAACCATACTTAGAAGCCATACAAAAGGACTTTGAAGCCAAAAAGCAGCaaga GTTGAAAAAAGCTGAAGAAGAAAAAGCTCATATGGAACTACaaaatagaataatattagAGAAACAAAAACAAGAAAGTACAAAATTAACAGAGGAACAACAAGT aCAAAGGATAAAAGATGCCCTAAACGCACAAACATACGAGCAGTTCCTTCAGTACGCTCAACAGCAATTCCCTGGTAATTACGATCAACAGGCAATTCTGATCAGACAACTACAAGATCAGCATTATCAACAGTATATACAACAGTTAGCCGTTGACCAGCGGCTTGCAAACTCAAATCTTAACTATAAAGAGGAGTCTGATGATGAGAATGATAATGAAAAAGAGGAGAAGGATTGCAATTTGAATGATAGCGATCCAGCCATTATGGATAATAA AGCTATGCAGACTTCAGAGAAGACTGAAATAATCGATTATAATGAAGAGTCGCGAGAAGAGGAATCAGATGGTGATG ACCTGGTATCGCCAGTCGAAGACGCTCGTATGTGGACACGTGGCGATATAGTTCAGTTCAAAGAATCGGCCCGCGCCAGTGGGGGCAGGCTCACTGTGGGCCACGGGGAGACCATCACTGTGAGGGTGCCCACTCACCATAGAGCAAGGTGTCTCTGCTACGAGTTTGCTACTGACAACTACGATATAG GTTTTGGCTTGTACTTCGAGTGGAGCAAGTCGCCCACGTCGGAAGTGACCGTGCACGTCGCCGAGAGCGACGACGAGGACGACGCCGACGACGACAACGACGATGAAG AATATACGATACACGAGTCGGCGGACCCGGAAATGGGCGCGGAGCGGCGCGCGCTGAGCAGCGCCCGGCCGCCCGTCAGCCTCATCGTGCCCATCTACAGGCGGGACTGTCACACTGAG GTATACGCTGGTTCCCACACGTACCCTGGCGAAGGAGTCTATTTATTAAAGTTCGATAACACTTACAGCCTGTGGCGATCTAAAACT
- the LOC123873451 gene encoding uncharacterized protein LOC123873451, whose amino-acid sequence MEVEEAICVYLLLRKKERKKKRQYWVHPILRDRFTHGQFQTLYPKLRSFEPKFFNYLRMSINSFDELLEMMSKQIESNDTHMRSSVSPEEKLVITLRYLGTGCSFGELHYNFRLGKSTITGIVREVCETLWEKVTKKSCLNPAKIYGRK is encoded by the exons ATGGAAGTCGAAGAAGCAATATGTGTGTACTTGTTGCTccgtaaaaaagaaagaaagaagaaacggCAGTATTGGGTGCATCCAATATTACGCGATCGGTTTACTCATGGTCAGTTTCAGACTTTATATCCAAAATTAAGAAGTTTTGAACCAAAATTCTTCAATTATTTGAGAATGTCGATAAATTCATTTGATGAATTATTAGAAATGATGagtaaacaaattgaatctaatGATACCCATATGAGGTCAAGCGTGTCCCCAGAAGAAAAACTCGTGATCACATTAAg atatCTGGGTACTGGTTGTTCCTTTGGAGAACTACATTACAACTTTCGTCTTGGCAAATCTACAATCACAGGAATTGTCCGTGAAGTATGTGAAACTCTGTGGGAAAAAGTCACAAAAAAGTCATGCCTGAACCCAGCGAAGATATATGGAAGAAAATAG
- the LOC123872966 gene encoding Golgi resident protein GCP60 isoform X1 translates to MANKSEITNQKVNPIKVPLETDQGISLSEERKWGLPLKEVYKHGLFFYKDKEGKAMHLSYEDRLKLVAYTQQAAHGPLDTNSAPPLGVLDVIGRDRRAAWQALGQMSQVQAMAGFIHTLDRLCPLFKPYLEAIQKDFEAKKQQELKKAEEEKAHMELQNRIILEKQKQESTKLTEEQQVQRIKDALNAQTYEQFLQYAQQQFPGNYDQQAILIRQLQDQHYQQYIQQLAVDQRLANSNLNYKEESDDENDNEKEEKDCNLNDSDPAIMDNNRAMQTSEKTEIIDYNEESREEESDGDDLVSPVEDARMWTRGDIVQFKESARASGGRLTVGHGETITVRVPTHHRARCLCYEFATDNYDIGFGLYFEWSKSPTSEVTVHVAESDDEDDADDDNDDEEYTIHESADPEMGAERRALSSARPPVSLIVPIYRRDCHTEVYAGSHTYPGEGVYLLKFDNTYSLWRSKTLYYKVYYTQ, encoded by the exons atGGCAAATAAAAGTGAAATTACTAACCAAAAAGTGAATCCCATAAAAGTTCCTCTTGAAACTGACCAAGGGATTTCACTGAGCGAAGAACGCAAATGGGGTCTGCCACTGAAAGAAGTTTATAAACATGGACTCTTCTTTTACAAAG ATAAAGAAGGCAAAGCCATGCATCTAAGTTATGAAGACAGGCTAAAGTTAGTAGCATACACACAACAAGCAGCTCATGGGCCTTTGGATACTAACTCAGCACCTCCTCTTGGGGTCTTGGATGTGATTGGTCGGGATCGCAGAGCGGCATGGCAGGCTTTAGGTCAAATGTCACAGGTGCAAGCTATGGCTGGATTTATACACACACTGGACAG ATTATGCCCTCTTTTCAAACCATACTTAGAAGCCATACAAAAGGACTTTGAAGCCAAAAAGCAGCaaga GTTGAAAAAAGCTGAAGAAGAAAAAGCTCATATGGAACTACaaaatagaataatattagAGAAACAAAAACAAGAAAGTACAAAATTAACAGAGGAACAACAAGT aCAAAGGATAAAAGATGCCCTAAACGCACAAACATACGAGCAGTTCCTTCAGTACGCTCAACAGCAATTCCCTGGTAATTACGATCAACAGGCAATTCTGATCAGACAACTACAAGATCAGCATTATCAACAGTATATACAACAGTTAGCCGTTGACCAGCGGCTTGCAAACTCAAATCTTAACTATAAAGAGGAGTCTGATGATGAGAATGATAATGAAAAAGAGGAGAAGGATTGCAATTTGAATGATAGCGATCCAGCCATTATGGATAATAA CAGAGCTATGCAGACTTCAGAGAAGACTGAAATAATCGATTATAATGAAGAGTCGCGAGAAGAGGAATCAGATGGTGATG ACCTGGTATCGCCAGTCGAAGACGCTCGTATGTGGACACGTGGCGATATAGTTCAGTTCAAAGAATCGGCCCGCGCCAGTGGGGGCAGGCTCACTGTGGGCCACGGGGAGACCATCACTGTGAGGGTGCCCACTCACCATAGAGCAAGGTGTCTCTGCTACGAGTTTGCTACTGACAACTACGATATAG GTTTTGGCTTGTACTTCGAGTGGAGCAAGTCGCCCACGTCGGAAGTGACCGTGCACGTCGCCGAGAGCGACGACGAGGACGACGCCGACGACGACAACGACGATGAAG AATATACGATACACGAGTCGGCGGACCCGGAAATGGGCGCGGAGCGGCGCGCGCTGAGCAGCGCCCGGCCGCCCGTCAGCCTCATCGTGCCCATCTACAGGCGGGACTGTCACACTGAG GTATACGCTGGTTCCCACACGTACCCTGGCGAAGGAGTCTATTTATTAAAGTTCGATAACACTTACAGCCTGTGGCGATCTAAAACT
- the LOC123872970 gene encoding motile sperm domain-containing protein 1-like — MKNFPVFVFPVSLEFFLNARHTHKQLLTVYNPYDFSVNFKVLCTSPNKFTVVDPEGVIAPQNCIDIVIRYSQNSASRGNTTEKFRITMYDRNTQQALGKRDIPTKLIEGEPSNTNPESLGDSFHPLIGKAAPLRTEEHSKVTCNHPSHHRDQQPINVVAVAVSICCIAALLLPTQPEQMVKSQWPEWLHIGSNLKLVFSFVLGLVSMLVLRP; from the exons atgaaGAATTTTCCAGTATTTGTTTTTCCAGTGTCATTAGAATTCTTTCTCAACGCGAGACATACTCATAAACAGTTATTAACAGTTTACAACCCGTACGACTTCTCCGTGAATTTTAAAG TACTATGTACATCCCCAAACAAGTTCACAGTAGTGGATCCAGAAGGAGTTATAGCCCCACAAAATTGTATAGATATTGTTATACGATACTCACAAAACTCTGCGTCGCGTGGAAATACCACGGAGAAGTTTCGAATTACAATGTACGACAGAAATACTCAACAG GCATTGGGTAAAAGAGACATTCCAACAAAATTAATAGAAGGTGAACCCTCAAACACAAATCCTGAAAGTTTGGGTGACAGTTTCCATCCTCTAATAGGCAAGGCAGCCCCGCTGCGTACCGAGGAGCATTCTAAAGTAACTTGTAACCATCCATCACATCATAG AGACCAGCAACCTATCAATGTGGTAGCGGTGGCTGTCAGCATATGTTGCATCGCCGCATTGCTGTTACCCACACAACCAGAGCAGATGGTCAAATCACAATGGCCCGAATGGCTACACATTGGCTCCAATCTCAAATTGGTATTCTCTTTTGTGCTCGGACTAGTTAGTATGTTGGTTTTAAGGCCGTAA